The following are encoded together in the Bradyrhizobium genosp. L genome:
- the soxA gene encoding sulfur oxidation c-type cytochrome SoxA has translation MKLFGCIVVLTAVASAALATEIPQAERRSGSSFMGPDSRAMQDEDTANPGMLFVLDGEALWKRRAGAADKACADCHGDARAGMKGVAAHYPAFEQTLGKPLDLEGRINLCRSNHQHATPFAYESRELLALTAYVAEQSRGMPIETGDDPELTPFIAKGHQLFTQRQGQLNLACANCHDDNWDKKLAGSPITQGQPTGYPLYRLEWQSLGSLQRRLRACITGIRAQPYDYGSPELVELELYLMTRARGMPIETPAVRP, from the coding sequence ATGAAGCTTTTCGGCTGCATCGTGGTTTTGACGGCGGTCGCAAGCGCGGCGCTTGCCACTGAAATCCCGCAGGCCGAGCGCCGCTCCGGTTCCAGCTTCATGGGCCCGGACAGCAGGGCCATGCAGGACGAGGATACCGCCAATCCCGGTATGCTCTTTGTGCTCGACGGCGAAGCGCTGTGGAAACGCAGGGCCGGCGCCGCGGACAAGGCTTGCGCCGATTGCCATGGCGACGCGCGCGCCGGCATGAAGGGCGTCGCGGCGCACTATCCGGCGTTCGAGCAAACGCTCGGCAAGCCGCTCGATCTCGAAGGCCGCATCAACCTCTGCCGCAGCAACCATCAGCACGCGACGCCATTTGCCTATGAGAGCCGCGAGCTATTGGCGCTGACGGCCTATGTCGCGGAGCAATCGCGGGGCATGCCGATCGAGACCGGCGACGATCCGGAGCTCACGCCGTTCATCGCGAAGGGGCATCAGCTGTTCACCCAGCGGCAAGGCCAGCTCAATCTCGCCTGCGCCAATTGCCATGATGATAATTGGGACAAGAAGCTCGCCGGTTCCCCGATCACGCAGGGACAGCCGACGGGCTACCCGCTCTACCGGCTGGAATGGCAATCGCTCGGATCGTTGCAGCGGCGCTTGCGCGCCTGCATCACCGGCATCCGCGCGCAGCCATACGACTATGGCTCGCCGGAGCTGGTCGAGCTGGAGCTCTATCTGATGACACGGGCGCGCGGCATGCCCATCGAGACGCCGGCGGTCAGGCCCTAG
- a CDS encoding NAD(P)/FAD-dependent oxidoreductase encodes MTVTRLQTRRDVVRGAAAIAAAALARPSLAQGAARIAVIGGGFGGASCARALRRLDPKLQITLIEPNTTFTACPFSNEVIAGLRELRAQQFTYDKVAADGITVAAQAATKVDAQARTIGFGDGTTLSYDRLVLAPGIELRFDALSGYDEAASVQMPHAWKAGEQTALLRRQLEAMDDGGLVVIAVPAAPMRCPPAPYERASLIAHYLQANKPRSKILVLDAKDNYSQQKLFEAAWKELYPGMIERIALSQGGRVTSVNPATNEIVTDFGNYSAAVANVIPPQRAGRIAEIAGAADHTGWCPIDPVTFASKRVPNIHVIGDACIAGGIPKSASAAAAQGRACAAAIVNALAGKPPETPRLDGACYNTVAPGYAFSLKGIYQPKEDQYAEAEVTTSPVDASPEMRRREAERALDWFKTITGDAFG; translated from the coding sequence ATGACCGTCACGCGTCTTCAGACGCGCAGGGATGTCGTCCGTGGCGCGGCTGCCATCGCAGCCGCGGCGCTGGCGCGTCCGTCATTGGCGCAAGGCGCCGCGCGGATCGCGGTGATCGGCGGCGGCTTTGGCGGCGCGTCCTGCGCGCGGGCGCTGCGGCGGCTCGATCCGAAATTGCAGATCACGCTGATCGAGCCGAACACGACGTTCACCGCCTGCCCGTTCAGCAACGAGGTGATCGCCGGCCTGCGCGAGCTTCGCGCGCAGCAATTCACCTACGACAAGGTTGCGGCCGACGGCATCACGGTCGCCGCGCAGGCCGCCACCAAGGTCGATGCGCAGGCGCGCACGATCGGCTTCGGCGACGGCACGACGCTGTCCTACGACCGGCTGGTGCTCGCGCCGGGCATCGAGCTGCGTTTCGACGCCCTGTCAGGCTATGACGAGGCGGCGTCGGTCCAGATGCCGCATGCCTGGAAGGCCGGCGAGCAGACGGCGCTGTTGCGCAGGCAGCTCGAAGCCATGGACGACGGCGGCCTGGTTGTGATTGCCGTCCCCGCCGCGCCGATGCGCTGCCCGCCCGCGCCCTACGAGCGCGCCAGCCTGATCGCGCATTACCTGCAGGCGAACAAGCCGCGTTCGAAGATCCTGGTGCTCGATGCCAAGGACAATTATTCGCAGCAGAAGCTGTTCGAGGCCGCCTGGAAGGAGCTCTATCCCGGCATGATCGAGCGGATCGCGCTGTCGCAGGGTGGCCGCGTAACGTCCGTCAATCCGGCGACCAACGAGATCGTCACCGATTTCGGTAACTACAGCGCCGCGGTCGCCAATGTGATTCCGCCGCAGCGCGCCGGCCGCATTGCCGAGATCGCAGGCGCCGCCGACCATACCGGCTGGTGCCCGATCGATCCGGTCACATTCGCCTCCAAACGCGTGCCCAATATCCACGTCATCGGCGATGCCTGCATCGCCGGCGGCATCCCGAAATCCGCCTCCGCCGCGGCCGCGCAGGGCCGTGCCTGCGCGGCGGCGATCGTGAATGCGCTCGCGGGCAAACCGCCCGAGACGCCGCGGCTCGACGGTGCCTGCTACAACACGGTGGCACCGGGCTATGCGTTCTCGCTGAAGGGCATCTATCAGCCGAAGGAGGATCAATACGCCGAGGCGGAGGTGACCACGAGCCCGGTCGACGCCTCGCCCGAGATGCGCCGGCGCGAGGCCGAACGGGCGCTGGACTGGTTCAAGACGATCACGGGGGACGCCTTTGGCTAG
- a CDS encoding MFS transporter translates to MLDKTPIAAATSAPTSDGLPWERRRWAVAAIFTALAMASLDTAIANIALPAIANDLHVSPAEVVWVVNVYQIALVATLLPLGALGEIVGHQRIYLCGLLLFTVASLGCALAWSLPSLLVARTLQGLGASGLMSVNTALVRFVYPSRMHGRGFGHNALVVATAFTLGPTIASGILALGPWPWLFAVNIPFGVIALLIGLKTLPSTPRATHSFDFLGAALTSACLGLFIIGIGSAAHKAAPALVIAELVGALLFGWILTRRHADHPAPMLPIDLFRRPVFALSAATAVCSFAVQGLGFVSLPFYFEDILHRSQVETGFFMTPWPLVVAFMAPIGGRLSDRYPAGILGGIGMLLLGIGMVLLATLPAEPSVANIVWRTMICGFGFGFFQTPNMKAIMSSAPPHRSGSASGIVATARLVGQTTGAALAALCFALADREGATVALALGAGFAALGAVMSFLRLVVASPKKA, encoded by the coding sequence ATGCTCGACAAGACCCCGATCGCCGCCGCAACCTCGGCGCCAACATCCGATGGATTGCCTTGGGAACGGCGACGCTGGGCGGTGGCCGCGATCTTCACCGCGCTGGCGATGGCCTCGCTCGATACGGCGATCGCCAACATCGCGCTGCCGGCGATCGCCAACGATCTGCATGTCAGCCCCGCCGAAGTGGTATGGGTCGTCAACGTCTATCAGATCGCGCTGGTCGCCACCCTGTTGCCGCTCGGCGCACTCGGCGAGATCGTCGGCCACCAGCGGATCTATCTGTGCGGCCTGCTGCTGTTCACGGTGGCGTCACTCGGCTGTGCGCTGGCCTGGTCGCTGCCGAGCCTGCTGGTGGCGCGTACGTTGCAGGGGCTCGGCGCCAGCGGGCTGATGAGCGTCAACACCGCGCTGGTGCGTTTCGTCTATCCGAGCCGGATGCACGGCCGCGGCTTCGGCCACAACGCGCTGGTCGTCGCGACCGCCTTCACGCTGGGGCCGACGATCGCCTCGGGCATCCTCGCGCTCGGCCCATGGCCCTGGCTGTTCGCCGTCAATATCCCGTTCGGCGTGATCGCGCTCCTGATCGGCCTGAAGACGCTGCCGTCGACGCCGCGCGCCACCCACTCGTTCGACTTCCTCGGCGCGGCGCTGACCTCGGCCTGCCTCGGCCTCTTCATCATCGGCATCGGCAGCGCCGCGCACAAGGCGGCGCCGGCGCTCGTCATCGCCGAACTGGTCGGCGCGCTGCTGTTCGGCTGGATCCTGACCCGGCGGCATGCCGATCATCCGGCGCCGATGCTGCCGATCGACCTGTTCCGGCGGCCGGTGTTCGCGCTCTCCGCCGCCACCGCGGTCTGCTCATTCGCCGTGCAAGGGCTCGGCTTCGTCTCGCTGCCGTTCTACTTCGAGGACATATTGCATCGCTCTCAGGTCGAGACCGGCTTCTTCATGACGCCCTGGCCGCTGGTGGTCGCCTTCATGGCGCCGATCGGCGGGCGGCTGTCGGATCGCTATCCGGCCGGCATCCTCGGCGGCATCGGCATGCTGCTGCTCGGGATCGGCATGGTGCTGCTGGCGACCCTGCCGGCCGAGCCCAGCGTCGCCAACATCGTCTGGCGCACCATGATCTGCGGCTTCGGATTCGGCTTCTTCCAGACCCCCAACATGAAGGCGATCATGTCGAGCGCTCCGCCGCATCGGAGCGGCAGCGCCAGCGGCATCGTCGCAACCGCCCGGCTGGTGGGACAGACCACCGGTGCCGCGCTCGCCGCGCTGTGCTTTGCGCTGGCCGACCGCGAAGGCGCGACGGTGGCACTGGCGCTGGGTGCCGGCTTTGCCGCGCTCGGCGCCGTCATGAGCTTCCTGCGGCTGGTGGTCGCCTCGCCGAAAAAAGCATGA
- a CDS encoding SoxY-related AACIE arm protein, protein MANSDHSTRRTFLGLTGGAVVAGAIPVVIMRPAEATPAMLSAAIRNVVGEANVRTGKVKLEIPPLVENGNTVPLTVSVASPMTADDHVKSIHVFNEKNPQPNVGNFYLNPRAGRAQVSTRIRLADSQKVTAIARLSDDTFWSATADVVVTLAACTEEAI, encoded by the coding sequence ATGGCGAATTCCGATCACAGCACGCGCCGGACGTTCCTGGGCCTGACCGGTGGCGCCGTCGTGGCGGGCGCTATCCCGGTCGTGATCATGCGGCCGGCCGAAGCGACGCCGGCGATGCTATCGGCCGCGATCCGCAATGTCGTCGGCGAAGCCAATGTGCGGACCGGCAAGGTCAAGCTCGAGATCCCGCCGCTGGTCGAGAACGGCAACACCGTGCCGCTGACGGTCAGCGTCGCCAGCCCAATGACGGCGGACGACCACGTCAAGAGCATCCACGTCTTCAACGAGAAGAACCCGCAGCCGAACGTCGGCAATTTCTATCTGAACCCGCGTGCCGGCCGCGCCCAGGTCTCGACTCGCATCAGGCTGGCCGACAGCCAGAAGGTGACCGCGATCGCCCGGCTCTCCGACGACACCTTCTGGTCGGCGACCGCAGACGTCGTGGTGACGCTCGCCGCCTGCACCGAGGAGGCGATCTGA
- the soxX gene encoding sulfur oxidation c-type cytochrome SoxX: protein MAAAEGLRPYAVAGDAIADSLTGTKGDASRGRALVVERSSTCILCHSGPFPEQAFQGDLAPNLAGSGSRWSEGQLRLRLVDASRLNAATIMPSYYRLDGLTRVGTAWRGKPILSAEQIEDIVAYLVTLRN from the coding sequence ATGGCAGCGGCGGAGGGCCTGCGTCCCTATGCGGTGGCCGGCGATGCGATCGCGGATTCCCTGACGGGAACCAAAGGCGACGCAAGCCGCGGCCGCGCGCTGGTCGTCGAGCGTTCCTCCACTTGCATCCTCTGCCACAGCGGCCCATTTCCCGAACAGGCCTTCCAGGGCGACCTCGCGCCGAACCTCGCCGGCAGCGGCAGCCGCTGGTCGGAGGGGCAGTTGCGGCTCCGGCTGGTGGATGCGTCGCGGCTCAATGCGGCGACGATCATGCCGTCCTACTATCGTCTCGATGGGCTGACGCGCGTCGGCACCGCATGGCGCGGCAAGCCGATCCTGTCGGCGGAGCAGATCGAGGATATCGTGGCCTATCTGGTGACGTTGCGGAACTAG
- a CDS encoding xanthine dehydrogenase family protein molybdopterin-binding subunit has translation MNQHVRLNRRAFVIGTASAGAGLAIGFDLPFGPRQAHAADVTPEVNAPEVNAPEVNAWVVIKPDDTVVIRIARSEMGQGTLTGLAQLVAEELQCDWSKVTTEFPTPGQSVARKRAWGDFSTGGSRGIRTSQDYVRKGGAAARMMLIQAAANDWKVPAAECTAAHSVITHTPSGKTTTYGKVAEAAGKLAPPTDVKLKDPKDWTIAGKGLKRLDTADKTTGKMIYGIDVKLPGLLNAAIKDCPVFGGKVKSFDEAKIAGMKGVKKVVPVGDSAVAVVADTWWHAKTALDALPIVWDEGDNAKVSSETIAKWLAEGLDDAQPAYVGQQNGDVKAAIAGAAKKVEAVYSYPYQNHATMEPMNATVLYTSDKCEVWCGTQNGEAAYAAALEASGLPPEKVDVHKLMLGGGFGRRGMTDYVRQAVAIAKQMPGTPIKLLWSREEDMQHGKYHPITQCKLTGAFDADNNLVGLHYRLSGQSILFSVRPEALQNGMDPAAFQGVAATGEAAIGYSVPNLLVEHAMRNPHVPPGFWRGVNVNHNAIYMECFMDELALAAGQDPLAFRRKLMGKHPKHLAVLNAVAEKIGWGTPAPQGVYRGIAQVMGYGSYVAGAAEISVTDGSKIKVHRIVASTDPGYVVNPAQVERQIAGSFVYGLSALFYGGCTVKDGRIEQSNFDTYNSMRINEMPKVEAVMVPSGGFWGGVGEPTIGVAAPAVLNAYFAATGKRVRTFPLRTQNITFA, from the coding sequence ATGAATCAGCACGTCAGACTGAACCGTCGCGCCTTCGTGATCGGCACCGCAAGCGCCGGCGCCGGCCTTGCGATCGGCTTCGACCTTCCGTTCGGGCCACGGCAAGCACACGCGGCCGACGTTACGCCCGAGGTCAACGCACCTGAAGTCAACGCACCTGAAGTCAACGCTTGGGTCGTGATCAAACCCGACGACACCGTGGTGATCCGCATCGCCCGCTCCGAGATGGGCCAGGGCACGCTGACCGGTCTCGCCCAGCTCGTCGCCGAGGAGCTGCAATGCGACTGGTCGAAGGTGACGACCGAATTCCCGACGCCCGGCCAGAGCGTCGCCCGCAAGCGCGCCTGGGGCGATTTCTCGACCGGCGGCAGCCGCGGCATCCGCACCTCGCAGGACTATGTGCGCAAGGGCGGCGCGGCGGCGCGCATGATGCTGATCCAGGCCGCAGCCAACGACTGGAAGGTGCCGGCCGCGGAGTGCACGGCCGCCCACAGCGTCATCACCCACACGCCGTCGGGCAAGACCACGACCTACGGCAAGGTCGCGGAAGCCGCCGGCAAGCTCGCGCCGCCCACGGACGTCAAGCTCAAGGACCCGAAGGACTGGACCATCGCCGGCAAAGGCCTGAAGCGGCTCGACACCGCAGACAAGACCACCGGCAAGATGATCTACGGCATCGACGTCAAATTGCCCGGCTTGCTCAACGCCGCGATCAAGGATTGCCCGGTGTTCGGCGGCAAGGTGAAGAGCTTTGACGAAGCCAAGATCGCCGGCATGAAGGGCGTCAAGAAGGTGGTGCCGGTCGGCGACAGCGCAGTTGCCGTCGTCGCCGACACCTGGTGGCACGCCAAGACCGCGCTCGACGCGCTGCCGATCGTCTGGGACGAGGGCGACAACGCGAAAGTCTCCAGCGAGACGATCGCAAAATGGCTCGCCGAGGGCCTCGACGATGCGCAGCCGGCCTATGTCGGCCAGCAGAATGGCGACGTGAAAGCCGCGATCGCAGGCGCAGCGAAGAAGGTGGAAGCTGTCTACAGCTATCCCTACCAGAACCACGCCACGATGGAGCCGATGAACGCCACCGTGCTCTACACATCGGACAAATGCGAGGTGTGGTGCGGCACGCAGAATGGCGAGGCCGCCTACGCCGCGGCGCTGGAGGCCTCCGGCCTGCCGCCGGAGAAGGTCGACGTGCACAAGCTGATGCTCGGCGGCGGCTTCGGCCGGCGCGGCATGACCGACTATGTCCGCCAGGCGGTGGCGATCGCCAAGCAGATGCCGGGCACCCCGATCAAGCTGCTGTGGTCGCGCGAAGAGGACATGCAGCACGGCAAGTATCATCCGATCACGCAATGCAAGCTGACCGGTGCGTTCGATGCCGACAACAACCTGGTCGGCCTGCATTACCGGCTGTCCGGCCAGTCCATCCTGTTCTCGGTGCGTCCCGAAGCATTGCAGAACGGCATGGATCCGGCTGCGTTCCAGGGCGTCGCTGCAACCGGCGAGGCCGCGATCGGCTATTCGGTGCCGAATTTGCTGGTCGAGCATGCGATGCGCAACCCGCACGTGCCACCGGGCTTCTGGCGCGGCGTCAACGTCAATCACAACGCGATCTACATGGAATGCTTCATGGACGAGCTGGCGCTTGCGGCAGGCCAGGACCCGCTCGCATTCCGCCGCAAGCTGATGGGCAAGCACCCGAAACATCTCGCGGTGCTCAATGCCGTGGCCGAGAAGATCGGCTGGGGCACGCCGGCCCCGCAGGGCGTGTATCGCGGCATCGCGCAGGTGATGGGCTATGGCAGCTATGTTGCCGGCGCCGCCGAGATCTCGGTGACCGACGGCAGCAAGATCAAGGTGCATCGCATCGTCGCTTCCACCGATCCGGGCTACGTCGTCAATCCGGCGCAGGTGGAGCGGCAGATCGCGGGCTCCTTCGTCTACGGCCTCAGCGCGCTGTTCTATGGCGGCTGCACCGTGAAGGACGGCCGCATCGAGCAGAGCAATTTCGACACCTACAACTCGATGCGGATCAACGAGATGCCGAAGGTCGAAGCGGTGATGGTGCCGAGCGGTGGATTCTGGGGCGGCGTCGGCGAGCCGACCATCGGCGTTGCCGCGCCTGCCGTGCTTAACGCCTATTTCGCCGCGACGGGCAAGCGCGTCAGGACCTTCCCGCTGCGCACCCAGAACATCACCTTCGCCTGA
- a CDS encoding ferredoxin--NADP reductase, with protein MSNFNQESVLSVHHWTDTLFSFKTTRNPSFRFRNGEFTMIGLKVGEKPLLRAYSVASANYEDTLEFFSIKVPDGPLTSRLQHLKQGDEIIVSRKATGTLVIDNLEDGRNLYLVGTGTGLAPFLSVIKDPETYDRFEKVVLLHGCRKVRELAYGEMITETLPKDELIGDLVREQLIYYPTVTRDPFRNRGRITDLITSGKLFADIGLPALDAAHDRVMICGSPALVADTRTLLNGRGFVEGNHGEPAQFVVEKAFAER; from the coding sequence ATGAGCAATTTCAACCAGGAAAGCGTCCTCAGCGTTCATCACTGGACCGACACGCTGTTCTCCTTCAAGACCACCCGCAATCCCTCGTTCCGCTTCCGCAATGGCGAGTTCACCATGATCGGGCTCAAGGTCGGCGAGAAGCCGCTGCTGCGCGCCTACAGCGTCGCCAGCGCCAATTACGAGGACACGCTCGAATTCTTCTCGATCAAGGTTCCCGACGGCCCGCTGACCTCGCGCCTCCAGCATCTCAAGCAAGGCGACGAGATCATCGTCAGCCGCAAGGCCACCGGCACGCTCGTCATCGACAACCTCGAGGACGGCCGCAACCTCTATCTGGTCGGAACCGGCACCGGGCTCGCGCCGTTCCTCAGCGTGATCAAGGATCCCGAGACCTACGACCGCTTCGAGAAGGTCGTGCTGCTGCATGGCTGCCGCAAGGTGAGGGAGCTCGCCTATGGCGAGATGATCACCGAGACGCTGCCGAAGGACGAATTGATCGGCGACCTCGTGCGCGAGCAGCTGATCTATTACCCGACCGTGACCCGCGATCCTTTCCGCAACCGCGGCCGCATCACCGACCTCATCACATCGGGGAAGCTGTTCGCCGATATCGGCCTGCCGGCGCTCGACGCCGCGCATGACCGCGTCATGATCTGCGGCTCGCCGGCGCTGGTCGCCGACACCCGCACGCTGCTCAATGGCCGCGGTTTCGTCGAAGGTAACCACGGCGAGCCGGCGCAGTTCGTGGTCGAGAAGGCGTTCGCCGAGCGCTAG
- the soxZ gene encoding thiosulfate oxidation carrier complex protein SoxZ encodes MPSALINVPAKAKRGDIIEIKTLMSHIMETGYRHTASGDVVPRDIITSFSCRFKGAEIFRADLYPAIAANPFITFFTTVTESGKFEFEWIGDKGFSETAQASITVE; translated from the coding sequence ATGCCGTCGGCCCTGATCAACGTGCCGGCGAAGGCCAAACGCGGCGACATCATCGAGATCAAGACGCTGATGTCGCACATCATGGAGACCGGCTATCGCCACACCGCCTCCGGCGACGTGGTGCCGCGCGACATCATCACGAGCTTTAGCTGCCGCTTCAAAGGCGCGGAGATCTTTCGCGCCGATCTCTATCCGGCGATTGCGGCCAACCCGTTCATCACCTTCTTCACGACGGTGACGGAGAGCGGCAAGTTCGAGTTCGAATGGATCGGCGACAAGGGATTTTCGGAGACCGCACAGGCTTCGATCACGGTCGAATGA
- a CDS encoding amidohydrolase family protein produces MAHDAPQATGPSKLVIRNIGLLLSGALEKPILDADTITAENGKITAIGRLKDVNTDGATTIVDANGTTVAPGLIDSHVHPVAGDWTPRQNQINWIDSYLHGGVTTMISAGEVHMPGRPRDVVGLKAMAIFAQRAFWTLRPGGVKVHAGAPVIECEMVEDDFKEMAAAGVKLLGEVGLGGVKDGPTARKMVGWARKYGIQSTIHTGGPSIPGSGLIDKDVVLEADTDVVGHINGGHTALPDDQIRCICEGCKRGLELVHNGNERSALFTLRTAREMGDLHRVILGTDAPAGSGVQPLGILRMVSLLSSLGDLPAELAFCLATGNTARMRELDCGLIEVGRSADFVLMDKAQHSPGKNILESVQLGDLPGIGMTIIDGIVRTQRSRNTPPAGKVPEIVAK; encoded by the coding sequence ATGGCTCATGACGCGCCCCAGGCCACCGGCCCCAGCAAGCTGGTGATCCGCAATATCGGGCTGTTGCTGTCGGGGGCCCTGGAGAAGCCGATCCTGGACGCCGACACCATCACAGCCGAGAACGGCAAGATCACTGCGATCGGCCGCCTCAAGGACGTCAATACCGACGGCGCGACGACCATCGTCGACGCCAACGGCACCACGGTCGCGCCCGGCCTGATCGACAGCCACGTCCACCCCGTCGCCGGCGACTGGACGCCGCGGCAGAACCAGATCAACTGGATCGACAGCTATCTGCACGGCGGCGTCACCACCATGATATCAGCCGGCGAGGTGCACATGCCCGGCCGACCGCGCGACGTGGTCGGGCTGAAGGCGATGGCGATCTTCGCGCAGCGGGCGTTCTGGACGCTGCGGCCCGGCGGCGTGAAGGTGCATGCCGGCGCGCCGGTGATCGAATGCGAGATGGTCGAGGACGATTTCAAGGAAATGGCGGCGGCTGGCGTCAAGCTGCTCGGCGAAGTCGGGCTCGGCGGCGTCAAGGACGGCCCGACGGCGCGCAAGATGGTCGGCTGGGCGCGCAAATACGGCATTCAGAGCACGATCCACACCGGCGGGCCCTCCATCCCCGGCTCCGGCCTGATCGACAAGGACGTGGTGCTCGAAGCCGACACCGACGTGGTCGGCCACATCAACGGCGGTCACACGGCGCTACCCGACGACCAGATCCGCTGCATCTGCGAGGGCTGCAAGCGCGGGCTGGAATTGGTGCACAACGGCAACGAGCGCTCCGCGCTGTTCACCTTGCGCACCGCGCGCGAGATGGGCGACCTGCATCGCGTCATCCTCGGCACCGACGCCCCGGCCGGCTCCGGCGTGCAGCCGCTCGGCATCTTGCGGATGGTGTCGCTCTTGTCTTCGCTCGGCGACCTGCCGGCGGAGCTCGCATTCTGCCTCGCCACCGGCAACACCGCGCGGATGCGCGAGCTCGATTGCGGCCTGATCGAGGTCGGCCGCTCCGCCGATTTCGTGCTGATGGACAAGGCGCAGCACTCGCCGGGCAAGAACATCCTGGAGAGCGTGCAGCTCGGCGACCTCCCCGGCATCGGCATGACCATCATCGACGGCATCGTCCGCACCCAGCGCAGCCGCAATACGCCGCCTGCGGGCAAGGTGCCGGAGATCGTGGCGAAGTAG
- a CDS encoding (2Fe-2S)-binding protein — protein MANLKINGKTINVDVEDDTPLLWAIRENIGLTGTKYGCGIAQCGACTVHVDGVAMRSCGVTVSEAAGKEITTIEGLAVNGALHKVQQAWIANDVPQCGYCQSGMIMAVAALLKDNPKPSDDDINDAITNICRCGTFQQVREAIHAAANA, from the coding sequence ATGGCAAACCTCAAGATCAACGGCAAGACAATCAATGTGGATGTCGAGGACGACACGCCGCTGCTGTGGGCGATACGTGAAAATATTGGACTGACCGGGACCAAATATGGCTGCGGCATCGCGCAGTGCGGCGCCTGCACCGTGCATGTCGACGGCGTCGCGATGCGCTCCTGCGGCGTCACGGTCAGTGAGGCCGCCGGCAAGGAGATCACCACGATCGAAGGGCTCGCGGTCAACGGCGCACTGCACAAGGTGCAGCAGGCCTGGATCGCCAACGACGTGCCGCAATGCGGCTATTGCCAGAGCGGCATGATCATGGCGGTGGCGGCGCTGCTGAAGGACAATCCGAAACCATCCGACGACGACATCAACGACGCCATCACCAATATCTGCCGCTGCGGCACCTTCCAGCAGGTGCGCGAGGCGATCCATGCTGCCGCGAACGCATGA